In one window of Methanoregula sp. DNA:
- a CDS encoding AAA family ATPase — MIIKKISIKNFRSYGNEPFTLSLSPNTNTLIGENNVGKTTIFEALKKILILDSGWDNEDFFVRDGTKEMKISIECILDNEQIRSIINTYQLPYNEEEFTSNLSNELEYTYTRILGQVYLGIKIGFLEIENGIGHIEPFERDKGYAVIGWHQIIEELKRDKSRSLKTICESLIEVPKKNNPGSHYGINFQTTDLLKSVISIIASKTIILEEFREKPQIKANKSLISPTGRDLANILDGLKNGPDEFRKKYAEIQRQFQNLFPHLKIEFLGIDENKKIEIQKGPIFSTTNYIGSGVLQTLFLLTHMITHPDKVLCIDTPEIQLHPHVQRRLGKLLQTSKEVQIILITHSQYFLPISKDSRLIRFIQRDGNTKAIYPSEGYFTDSDFNIYDQILTVDNKEFFFSRLVLLVEGLSDQWVMQIFSSAEGFDLDEHGISIVSVNGKTNFLRYPKILEGYQIPWILMADKDKKGEILPILAQVKKQYPERKSFMLRGEIEHSLDRDFIIEGKRIFGDGNDKKNKPLIARYAAKKMIETGKSIPDEIKKVIMALEDENV; from the coding sequence ATGATTATTAAAAAAATATCAATCAAAAATTTTCGCTCTTATGGTAATGAACCCTTTACTCTGTCTCTTTCCCCAAATACGAACACTTTGATCGGCGAAAATAATGTAGGTAAAACAACAATTTTTGAAGCTTTGAAAAAAATTCTTATTTTAGATAGTGGATGGGATAACGAAGATTTTTTCGTCCGAGATGGGACGAAAGAAATGAAAATTTCTATTGAATGCATTCTTGATAATGAGCAGATTCGGAGTATCATAAATACATATCAATTGCCGTACAATGAGGAAGAATTTACATCCAACCTATCAAATGAGTTGGAGTACACATATACGAGAATTTTAGGTCAAGTTTATTTAGGAATTAAAATTGGGTTTTTAGAAATTGAAAATGGGATAGGACATATTGAACCTTTTGAGAGAGACAAGGGATATGCCGTGATTGGGTGGCATCAAATAATTGAAGAGTTAAAAAGAGATAAATCAAGATCTCTGAAAACAATTTGTGAATCTCTAATCGAGGTACCAAAGAAGAATAACCCCGGTTCTCACTACGGAATTAATTTTCAAACAACTGATCTTCTTAAATCAGTTATCTCGATAATCGCTTCAAAAACTATTATCTTAGAAGAGTTCCGGGAAAAACCACAAATTAAGGCAAATAAATCACTCATTAGTCCAACAGGAAGGGATCTTGCAAATATTTTAGATGGCTTGAAGAATGGTCCTGACGAATTCCGGAAAAAATATGCAGAAATTCAACGACAATTCCAAAATCTATTTCCTCATCTCAAAATTGAGTTTTTAGGAATTGATGAAAATAAAAAAATTGAGATTCAAAAAGGACCCATTTTCTCAACAACAAATTACATCGGTTCTGGTGTTCTTCAGACATTATTTTTATTGACCCATATGATTACACATCCGGATAAAGTTCTCTGCATCGATACGCCGGAAATACAACTTCACCCACATGTTCAACGTCGGTTAGGAAAACTTCTCCAAACTTCTAAAGAGGTTCAAATTATCCTAATCACTCACTCACAATATTTTTTGCCAATCTCAAAAGATTCAAGACTTATCCGATTCATCCAAAGAGATGGGAATACAAAAGCAATTTACCCTTCAGAAGGATATTTCACAGATTCGGATTTCAACATTTATGATCAAATCCTTACCGTTGACAACAAGGAATTTTTCTTCTCCCGATTGGTGTTGCTTGTTGAGGGATTATCAGATCAATGGGTAATGCAAATTTTTTCATCTGCGGAAGGATTTGATCTTGATGAACATGGGATTAGCATCGTTTCTGTGAATGGGAAAACAAATTTTTTACGTTATCCTAAGATTCTTGAGGGTTATCAAATTCCTTGGATTCTTATGGCCGATAAGGATAAGAAAGGAGAGATTTTACCAATCCTGGCTCAAGTGAAAAAACAATATCCTGAAAGGAAATCATTTATGTTACGAGGTGAAATCGAACATTCATTAGACCGGGATTTCATTATTGAAGGTAAACGAATATTCGGTGACGGCAACGATAAGAAGAATAAGCCGCTCATCGCTCGATATGCAGCAAAAAAAATGATTGAGACAGGAAAATCAATTCCTGACGAAATTAAAAAGGTAATAATGGCATTAGAAGACGAAAACGTGTAA
- a CDS encoding AAA family ATPase, with protein MRLVQVKIEKLFYKYDIVLPLHIEDRITIIHGPNGSGKTTILEFLNNFFKLNFKDLSKIPFAKASLSFDNSQTIHIYKNFLYAIGLDNCDNFNELMHYKKILSDERFVIIIESLEKIGDIDNKFFFITRNGSEKIISNFENNQENFENYIEQLSSEEQVKLQNEILIKLKDMEYLQELDEKSKQYYSNFVIRKFLEKDDDSQKNRNIFENELMRYRDFQLKLESNLQDTKNLTPEMRIASQHEIKVVRMRIEEIEDKLRRQIFRDRHRQTTLNNRNLAEFQYTIENFLFRLSKDIRPLLIESQRLQVFSRNRLRSNNDIVIRGVNICAEELKSQMAAAEKDYNMASKERDQTFMNILMKGILSNGAVSNTIKEDFEDLRSLQEHLAEFGLYKLEKDITSHYSINDIDSKPDARIALDLYIKHTREKLDLYKSLDSKMKNFQQIISDLFVEKKIFFSPEKGFWFIDTQTNIEISPEKLSSGEQHIVILFFKFLFEVPENALVLIDEPEISLHIGWQRKFVVILSEIVKVNPMDIIISTHAPAIISDRDDLMVKVGGGF; from the coding sequence ATGAGATTGGTTCAAGTTAAAATTGAAAAACTTTTTTATAAATATGATATTGTTTTGCCTTTACATATCGAAGACAGAATCACAATTATTCATGGCCCTAACGGTAGTGGCAAGACAACGATTCTTGAATTTTTGAATAATTTTTTCAAATTAAATTTCAAAGATTTATCGAAAATTCCCTTTGCAAAAGCATCTTTAAGTTTTGATAATTCTCAAACAATTCATATCTACAAAAATTTTCTTTATGCAATTGGTTTAGATAATTGTGATAATTTTAATGAATTGATGCATTATAAGAAAATTTTGAGTGATGAGCGTTTTGTAATTATTATTGAATCATTAGAAAAAATAGGGGATATCGATAATAAATTTTTTTTTATTACGAGAAATGGTTCGGAAAAAATTATTTCGAATTTTGAAAATAATCAAGAGAACTTTGAAAATTATATCGAACAATTATCATCTGAAGAACAAGTAAAATTACAGAACGAAATTCTAATCAAATTAAAGGATATGGAGTACCTCCAAGAACTTGACGAAAAGAGTAAACAATATTATTCAAATTTCGTTATCAGAAAATTTCTTGAAAAAGATGATGATTCTCAAAAAAATCGCAATATTTTCGAGAATGAATTAATGCGTTATCGCGATTTTCAATTGAAACTAGAGAGTAATTTACAAGATACTAAAAATCTTACTCCCGAAATGAGAATTGCATCTCAACATGAGATAAAAGTTGTTCGAATGAGAATCGAAGAAATCGAAGATAAATTGCGAAGACAAATATTTAGAGATCGACATCGACAAACGACACTTAATAATAGAAATTTAGCTGAATTTCAATATACTATCGAAAATTTTCTCTTTAGATTATCGAAAGATATTCGTCCTCTGCTAATTGAGTCTCAAAGGCTACAAGTTTTCAGTAGAAATCGACTGAGATCTAATAATGATATCGTTATCAGAGGTGTGAATATTTGTGCTGAAGAATTAAAAAGCCAAATGGCTGCCGCTGAAAAGGATTACAATATGGCGTCAAAGGAGCGCGACCAAACGTTCATGAATATTTTAATGAAGGGAATTCTAAGCAATGGAGCAGTATCAAACACAATAAAAGAGGATTTTGAAGATTTGCGTAGCTTACAAGAACATTTGGCCGAATTTGGACTTTATAAACTAGAGAAAGATATCACTAGCCATTATTCCATAAATGATATTGATTCAAAACCGGATGCAAGAATTGCATTAGATTTGTACATTAAACATACTCGAGAAAAACTTGACCTATACAAATCATTGGATAGCAAAATGAAAAATTTTCAACAAATCATATCAGATCTTTTTGTAGAGAAAAAAATTTTTTTCTCTCCTGAAAAGGGATTTTGGTTCATTGATACTCAAACAAATATTGAAATTTCCCCTGAGAAACTTTCATCCGGTGAACAGCATATTGTCATCTTATTTTTTAAATTCTTATTTGAGGTTCCTGAAAATGCACTTGTTTTAATTGATGAACCTGAAATTTCGTTACATATAGGATGGCAACGAAAATTTGTGGTAATACTATCAGAGATTGTAAAAGTGAATCCAATGGACATTATAATATCAACACATGCCCCGGCTATCATCTCCGATCGAGATGATTTGATGGTGAAAGTTGGGGGAGGGTTTTAG
- a CDS encoding DUF4435 domain-containing protein: protein MDICDNRNPLKPTPHEIRTEIQLQREDQLYKGSFILVEGSPDSRLYKKFFDKKKSSPIIACGKEKIVEVFSLLTGNYNGIIGIADADFDHILDKKNLHNNLFLTELHDIESIIIRSNALEAVLSEYADEKKVEEFEAQNKKDLRQILLDSSLYLGYLRQYNEFHKKYWDFKTLPYSQIISTETFELNKKNLHNELQKINLQKPINDALLQRLSDIFDEKIDDPQNFVKRGKGEPWQMCRGHDLVAILYQGFIKKFGTDQSKNWKDIRSLEEVLRIAYNEHLFKQTGLYESIRQWETQNIPFIVLKNEEIEV, encoded by the coding sequence GTGGATATCTGCGATAATCGTAATCCTCTCAAACCCACTCCACACGAAATCCGAACTGAAATTCAACTTCAAAGGGAAGATCAGTTGTATAAGGGATCGTTTATTCTTGTAGAGGGGAGTCCAGATTCACGACTATATAAAAAATTTTTTGATAAAAAAAAATCATCGCCAATTATTGCATGTGGTAAAGAGAAAATAGTTGAAGTTTTTTCATTGCTTACAGGAAATTATAACGGCATTATTGGTATCGCTGATGCAGATTTTGATCATATTTTAGATAAAAAAAATCTACATAACAACCTTTTTTTAACAGAATTGCATGATATCGAATCGATTATTATTCGTTCAAATGCCTTGGAAGCAGTTCTTTCTGAATATGCCGATGAAAAAAAAGTTGAAGAATTTGAGGCTCAAAATAAAAAAGACCTTCGTCAGATACTTCTTGACAGCTCATTATATCTTGGATATTTACGACAGTATAACGAATTTCATAAAAAATATTGGGATTTTAAAACATTACCTTATAGTCAAATAATTTCAACTGAAACATTTGAATTAAACAAAAAAAATCTACATAATGAATTACAAAAAATAAATCTTCAAAAACCCATTAATGATGCACTATTACAAAGATTATCTGATATCTTCGATGAAAAAATTGACGATCCTCAAAATTTTGTTAAACGAGGAAAAGGGGAACCTTGGCAAATGTGTAGAGGTCACGATCTTGTTGCCATTTTATATCAAGGTTTTATCAAAAAATTTGGTACTGATCAGAGTAAAAATTGGAAAGACATCAGATCATTAGAGGAGGTGTTACGGATAGCATATAACGAACATTTGTTTAAACAAACTGGGTTGTATGAATCAATCCGACAATGGGAAACACAAAATATTCCATTTATTGTTTTGAAAAATGAAGAAATCGAAGTATAG
- a CDS encoding DEAD/DEAH box helicase, which produces MKIIVQLQRSGNYKLLFYDGKSVRGAAYVEMMDTPRGPRPTKYRVKWGSKKDYTHTPSKELIAQLRESDVRMVKRDHLFEEFLEAFQVKAGAVNLCRMCLLDERYTPINEEDAITFGKNEKICLDCGRKELRREVSHIGRLGRDGIVHLEKLLAQYRNLDRVLATLSPDKITMESAIFDKLEAHPVMTTASIDELPLPRIFVEASGVKQLMPAQHLAVEAGLLRGKDLLVVAATASGKTFIGEMAGMKNYMEGRGRTLFLVPLVALANQKYERFTERYAKFAKSGLLTGTSRLNLPETRKVGDRNPQAPIIIGTYEGVDNMIRCGQKMANIGTVIIDEVQMLEDRDRGHRLDGMIARLKYLAPQAQFLYLSATIGSPKILAKKLNCTLVVYADRPVGLERYLLFTERKMKIPMIKQMTTEEYKRTSSKGFRGQTIIFTNARARCHTIADALGIRAAAYHAGLSSVERRDVETKFLTGKLMAVVTTAALGAGVDFPASQVIFDALAMGRDWLSVQEFNQMGGRAGRPDFHDLGRVVILAEPGGSYSRENPGTEEEIAIKLLKGEMEEVAPVHEFEASSEEYVANAIACNGEEADLNRINGMMVGSMEPVLPDLITHKLVEKHGTRLVMTPLARVMAEHFIGMERLLEIIRLTKCETEPLDIIGELESEDIHKDKRTEKKKGPTRPGERLREPEKRGRESVRGQYQSNVSAEKPKHVQSAGTKMHVGHELPGKQQKVRRKR; this is translated from the coding sequence ATGAAGATCATTGTCCAGCTCCAGCGGAGCGGCAATTACAAGCTCCTCTTTTACGATGGCAAGAGCGTGCGGGGCGCAGCCTACGTCGAGATGATGGATACGCCCCGCGGTCCCCGGCCCACGAAGTACCGGGTGAAGTGGGGCTCGAAGAAAGATTACACGCACACGCCGTCCAAGGAGCTCATCGCGCAACTCCGCGAGTCGGATGTGCGGATGGTGAAGCGGGACCATCTCTTCGAGGAGTTTTTGGAGGCGTTCCAGGTCAAGGCCGGGGCCGTCAATCTCTGCCGGATGTGCCTGCTCGACGAGCGGTACACGCCGATAAATGAAGAGGATGCGATCACGTTTGGCAAGAACGAGAAGATCTGCCTTGACTGCGGGAGAAAGGAGCTGCGCCGCGAGGTTTCCCATATCGGGCGGCTGGGCCGGGACGGGATCGTGCATCTCGAAAAACTCCTCGCCCAGTACCGCAACCTTGACCGGGTGTTAGCCACCCTCTCGCCGGACAAGATCACGATGGAGTCGGCGATCTTCGACAAGCTCGAAGCCCACCCGGTGATGACGACCGCGTCCATCGATGAGCTGCCGCTCCCCCGCATATTTGTGGAAGCGAGCGGGGTCAAGCAGCTCATGCCGGCGCAGCACCTCGCCGTCGAGGCCGGGCTGCTCCGGGGAAAGGACCTGCTGGTGGTGGCGGCAACCGCGAGCGGCAAGACGTTCATCGGCGAGATGGCCGGGATGAAGAACTATATGGAAGGCCGGGGCCGGACGCTCTTTTTAGTCCCGCTCGTGGCGCTCGCGAACCAGAAGTACGAGCGCTTCACCGAACGCTACGCGAAGTTTGCCAAGTCCGGCCTGCTGACGGGCACGAGCCGGCTCAATCTCCCCGAGACCCGCAAAGTAGGGGACCGGAATCCGCAGGCCCCGATCATCATCGGCACGTACGAGGGCGTGGACAACATGATCCGCTGCGGCCAGAAGATGGCGAACATCGGCACCGTGATCATTGACGAGGTCCAGATGCTGGAGGACCGGGACCGGGGCCACCGCCTCGACGGGATGATCGCGAGGCTCAAATATCTCGCGCCGCAGGCGCAGTTCCTGTACCTGTCAGCAACGATCGGCTCACCCAAGATCCTGGCAAAGAAACTGAACTGCACGCTCGTGGTGTACGCGGATCGCCCGGTGGGGCTGGAACGGTACCTCCTCTTTACCGAGCGCAAAATGAAGATCCCGATGATCAAGCAGATGACGACCGAGGAGTACAAGCGCACGTCGTCTAAGGGTTTCCGGGGCCAGACGATCATCTTCACCAACGCCCGGGCCCGGTGCCACACGATCGCCGATGCGCTCGGCATCCGGGCGGCCGCGTACCATGCGGGCTTAAGTTCCGTGGAACGCCGGGACGTGGAGACGAAGTTCTTAACCGGCAAACTCATGGCGGTTGTCACGACCGCAGCGCTCGGGGCCGGGGTGGATTTCCCCGCCTCGCAGGTGATCTTCGATGCGCTGGCGATGGGCCGCGACTGGCTCTCGGTGCAGGAGTTCAACCAGATGGGAGGCCGGGCGGGACGGCCCGACTTCCACGACCTCGGGCGTGTCGTGATCCTCGCAGAGCCCGGCGGCAGTTACTCGCGGGAGAACCCGGGCACGGAAGAGGAGATCGCCATCAAGCTGCTGAAAGGAGAGATGGAGGAGGTTGCGCCGGTGCATGAGTTCGAGGCGAGCTCGGAGGAGTACGTGGCGAACGCGATCGCGTGCAATGGCGAAGAAGCGGACCTCAACCGGATCAACGGCATGATGGTGGGGAGCATGGAGCCCGTGCTGCCGGACCTCATCACGCACAAGCTGGTGGAGAAGCACGGCACGAGGCTCGTGATGACGCCGCTTGCACGCGTGATGGCGGAGCATTTCATCGGCATGGAGCGGCTGCTGGAGATCATCCGGCTGACGAAGTGCGAGACCGAGCCGCTCGATATCATCGGGGAGCTGGAGAGCGAGGATATCCACAAGGACAAGCGGACGGAGAAGAAGAAGGGGCCAACGCGACCGGGTGAGCGGCTGCGGGAGCCGGAGAAGCGGGGCCGGGAGTCAGTGAGGGGACAGTATCAGTCTAACGTGTCTGCGGAGAAGCCGAAGCATGTGCAGTCGGCGGGGACGAAGATGCACGTGGGGCATGAATTGCCGGGGAAGCAGCAGAAGGTCCGGAGGAAGAGGTGA
- a CDS encoding MarR family transcriptional regulator: MTLGAKDPLYSILRSKREVSRLQILVEIAEHQPAVRQQEIAEKMGVTPQAISEYIRELVDEGMVSAIGRGNYEVTKSGIEWVLANAESLESYARHIRRDIIQQVSVWAAIAAENLTKGDEVGVYMMDGFLYAGKSPLAATGTVVSDAKKGQDVGVARLNGIIEHKEGMIHVCKVPRIQHGGSRKVKRAELLAITGEAGMVAAVGLEAYIALEAAGRKPDMFFGAREGVIEAAFHGITCAIVIVDEEFTDFLKRLESVELAYVIHDLIAP; this comes from the coding sequence TTGACACTGGGCGCTAAGGATCCCCTCTACTCTATTCTGCGCAGCAAACGTGAAGTCTCGCGCCTCCAGATTCTCGTGGAGATCGCCGAGCACCAGCCTGCCGTCCGGCAGCAGGAGATTGCCGAGAAGATGGGCGTAACCCCGCAGGCAATCTCGGAATATATCCGCGAACTGGTTGACGAAGGCATGGTCTCTGCCATCGGCCGGGGCAACTACGAAGTAACCAAGTCCGGTATCGAGTGGGTGCTGGCCAATGCCGAGTCGCTGGAGTCCTATGCCCGGCATATCCGGCGCGATATCATCCAGCAGGTCTCGGTCTGGGCGGCCATTGCCGCAGAGAACCTGACCAAGGGCGACGAAGTCGGCGTATACATGATGGATGGTTTTCTCTATGCCGGCAAATCCCCGCTTGCCGCCACCGGCACTGTTGTGTCGGATGCAAAGAAAGGCCAGGATGTTGGCGTGGCCCGGCTCAACGGGATCATCGAGCACAAGGAGGGCATGATCCATGTCTGCAAGGTGCCCCGGATCCAGCACGGGGGTTCAAGGAAAGTCAAGCGGGCGGAACTGCTGGCTATCACCGGCGAGGCGGGGATGGTTGCCGCAGTCGGGCTCGAAGCGTATATCGCGCTCGAAGCAGCGGGCCGGAAGCCCGACATGTTCTTTGGCGCACGGGAAGGCGTGATCGAGGCGGCCTTCCACGGGATCACCTGTGCGATCGTGATCGTTGATGAGGAGTTCACGGATTTCTTAAAACGGCTGGAGAGCGTGGAACTCGCGTACGTGATCCACGACCTGATTGCGCCATGA
- a CDS encoding ArsR family transcriptional regulator, whose protein sequence is MPGHIRIVNDPVELVPLLMTFNDPSFKKVYELLNKSWLTEDEIKAQVGPEHVEVCLQLLKKGNMIEEQWRMPKPGAKPEKEFRATYNKFRANFQCNLSDLADIIYISLSNDEQLREVVDNLESELTKGNSSINELSRKFTVSPVFVKGIAKRIPHMDVKGQGLVLLDTGR, encoded by the coding sequence GTGCCGGGCCATATTCGAATAGTTAACGATCCAGTGGAACTCGTTCCGCTCCTGATGACGTTCAATGATCCATCTTTTAAAAAGGTCTATGAACTGCTCAATAAATCATGGCTGACTGAAGATGAAATAAAGGCGCAGGTGGGCCCGGAGCACGTGGAGGTGTGTCTCCAGCTCTTAAAGAAAGGCAATATGATCGAAGAGCAGTGGCGCATGCCCAAGCCCGGTGCAAAACCGGAAAAAGAGTTCCGTGCCACGTACAACAAGTTCCGGGCAAACTTCCAGTGCAACCTTTCCGATCTCGCCGATATCATCTACATCTCCCTCTCCAATGACGAGCAACTCCGGGAAGTCGTGGATAATCTTGAAAGCGAGCTGACCAAGGGCAACAGCTCGATCAATGAACTCTCCCGCAAATTCACGGTCAGCCCGGTCTTTGTCAAGGGCATAGCAAAACGGATTCCCCATATGGATGTCAAAGGCCAGGGACTGGTGCTGCTTGACACTGGGCGCTAA
- the hypF gene encoding carbamoyltransferase HypF has translation MRKTGRITVCGIVQGVGFRPFVYAQATTLGIAGTVKNLGSEVEIFARGARFEEFVAAVARGPPLSRIDSVKVADTSAEIPDGFFILPSATGSFSGMIPPDIACCDECIADIFQRGGRYELYWGTSCVNCGPRYSIINEIPYDRERTSMDEFPVCPACAREYNDPHSRRHHAQTIACADCGPEIELFDTEGRKVDCCDPVKEAAQLLDAGKILAVRGAGGFHLACIENSAGELKHRLGRIEQPFACMVRPDYIDRIAEVSAQDRELLTSPVHPIVVLTKRDPTAHATISNIHTIGCMLPYTGLHHLLFSYLKNPLLIMTSANMPGYPMITAIDQAMAKLNRDVDFFLTHNRTIVNRCDDSVIRDGYIIRISRGIAPKRTAIDLGRRCILAVGPELNANATIYRNGFAVTSPHVGNVRNPATLEYLQETVRNLQRVLGAEFGVIAHDLHPQFLSTRFARELAAEHELELIPVQHHRAHIAATTTEPCIGIAIDGVGYGDDATIWGGEIFSGQVPDFRRVAHLEPVPMPGGDLATRFPERMLYGILPDERVLDILAERGWSDIETGVIRKQVASGFNVTQTSSTGRVLDAAAALLGICREKTYDGEPAMKLEAAAYGGRAEPWELVYGSDTGCAILSTRSLVETALDRMQAAPKGDLRAVRDIAASFQYNLSRGIAALAIRAAERDGMQNIAISGGVAINHAIRETIRNEILAAGYTCIINADYPLGDGGVSFGQCVYAGKLLGQRR, from the coding sequence ATGCGAAAAACGGGCAGGATCACAGTATGCGGAATTGTCCAGGGTGTGGGGTTTCGCCCGTTTGTGTACGCTCAGGCAACGACGCTGGGGATCGCTGGCACGGTAAAAAATCTCGGCAGCGAAGTGGAGATTTTTGCGCGGGGAGCGCGGTTTGAGGAGTTTGTGGCAGCAGTTGCCCGCGGCCCCCCGCTTTCGCGCATCGATTCAGTGAAGGTTGCCGACACATCCGCAGAAATTCCTGACGGTTTTTTTATTCTGCCGAGCGCCACCGGGTCCTTCAGCGGCATGATCCCGCCCGACATTGCGTGCTGCGACGAGTGCATCGCCGATATTTTCCAGCGGGGCGGGCGGTACGAGCTCTACTGGGGTACATCCTGCGTGAACTGCGGGCCCCGGTACAGCATCATCAACGAGATCCCGTACGACCGCGAACGCACCTCGATGGATGAGTTCCCGGTGTGCCCGGCCTGCGCAAGGGAGTACAACGATCCGCACTCCCGGCGCCACCATGCGCAGACGATCGCCTGCGCCGACTGCGGGCCGGAGATCGAGCTCTTCGATACGGAGGGCCGTAAGGTGGACTGCTGCGATCCGGTGAAGGAAGCAGCACAGCTGCTCGATGCCGGAAAGATCCTTGCGGTGCGGGGAGCCGGCGGGTTCCATCTCGCGTGCATCGAGAACTCGGCGGGTGAGCTGAAACACCGGCTCGGCCGGATCGAGCAGCCTTTTGCGTGCATGGTGCGCCCGGACTATATCGATCGCATCGCGGAAGTATCGGCACAGGATCGCGAACTGCTGACGAGCCCGGTCCACCCGATCGTGGTGCTCACGAAACGCGATCCCACGGCCCACGCAACGATCAGCAACATCCATACGATCGGCTGCATGCTCCCCTACACCGGGCTCCACCATCTCCTCTTCTCGTACCTGAAAAACCCGCTCCTCATCATGACGAGCGCCAACATGCCCGGCTACCCGATGATCACGGCCATCGACCAGGCCATGGCAAAGCTGAACCGGGATGTGGACTTTTTCTTAACGCACAACCGGACGATCGTGAACCGGTGCGATGACTCGGTAATAAGGGACGGGTACATCATCCGGATCTCGCGGGGGATTGCCCCGAAGCGGACGGCCATCGATCTCGGCAGGCGCTGCATTCTTGCGGTTGGCCCGGAACTGAATGCGAACGCGACGATCTACCGGAACGGGTTTGCCGTCACCTCGCCGCACGTGGGCAATGTGCGGAACCCGGCCACACTCGAATATCTTCAGGAGACCGTGCGGAACCTCCAGCGGGTGCTCGGCGCAGAGTTCGGCGTGATCGCCCATGATCTCCACCCGCAGTTCCTCTCGACGCGCTTTGCCCGGGAGCTGGCAGCGGAACACGAGCTGGAACTGATCCCGGTCCAGCACCACCGGGCCCATATCGCCGCCACGACAACGGAGCCCTGTATCGGGATCGCGATCGACGGGGTCGGGTACGGCGATGACGCGACGATCTGGGGCGGGGAGATCTTCTCCGGGCAGGTGCCGGACTTCCGGCGCGTGGCCCATCTCGAACCGGTGCCGATGCCCGGCGGGGATCTCGCCACCCGGTTCCCCGAGCGGATGCTCTACGGCATCCTGCCGGATGAACGGGTCCTTGACATCCTTGCGGAGCGGGGATGGTCGGATATCGAAACCGGTGTGATCCGGAAACAGGTGGCCTCGGGCTTCAATGTCACGCAGACGAGCAGTACCGGCCGGGTGCTCGATGCCGCCGCCGCACTGCTTGGCATCTGCCGGGAAAAAACCTATGACGGCGAACCGGCCATGAAACTCGAAGCTGCCGCGTATGGCGGGCGGGCGGAGCCATGGGAGCTGGTGTATGGCTCCGATACCGGTTGCGCCATACTCTCCACCCGTTCCCTGGTGGAGACCGCACTGGACCGGATGCAGGCAGCACCCAAAGGAGATCTCCGGGCCGTGCGGGACATCGCGGCATCGTTCCAGTACAACCTCTCGCGGGGAATTGCAGCGCTTGCGATACGGGCTGCCGAACGTGACGGCATGCAGAACATCGCGATCAGCGGCGGGGTTGCGATCAACCACGCGATCAGGGAGACCATCAGGAACGAGATCCTGGCAGCGGGCTACACCTGCATCATCAATGCCGACTACCCGCTCGGCGACGGCGGTGTTTCCTTTGGGCAGTGCGTGTACGCCGGAAAACTTTTAGGGCAGAGAAGGTAA